One genomic window of Pirellulales bacterium includes the following:
- a CDS encoding CinA family nicotinamide mononucleotide deamidase-related protein, translating to MLAEVISIGDELTTGQRLDTNSQWLSERLCELGARVLFHSTVADDLEANIRVFREAADRADVVVSTGGLGPTEDDLTRQALTGVLGVELVLDQASLDHIRDLFARFMRDMPERNVVQAMFPAGTRPIFNPAGTAPGIDVEIPRPGRTPCRIFALPGVPAEMREIWQAYVAPAIAATSGGRVIRHRRIKCFGLGESHVEAKLPDLIRRGREPSVGITVSGATITLRITAAGSSSEACLASMEDTVRTIYDCLGEVVFGEEDDELEHAVARLLADEGKTLAVAEWGTGGLVAHWLSDLPEATPLFVGGSVIRNAAALRGLMANADLLLAQHGPASGPVAEAMAAACRANFHADYALAISDFPEFDPKAAEPKRVYYALSSPVATLVRSVPFAGHPSILKVRSAKQALNLVRLALLRQDQAGT from the coding sequence ATGCTGGCCGAAGTCATCTCGATTGGCGACGAACTCACCACGGGGCAGCGTCTCGACACCAACAGTCAATGGCTCAGCGAGCGGCTGTGCGAGCTGGGCGCACGGGTCCTGTTCCACAGCACCGTGGCCGATGACCTGGAGGCCAATATCCGGGTATTCCGCGAGGCGGCCGACCGTGCCGACGTGGTCGTCAGCACCGGCGGTTTGGGGCCGACCGAGGACGACCTGACTCGGCAGGCCTTGACGGGGGTCCTGGGCGTGGAGCTCGTGTTGGACCAGGCGAGCCTCGACCACATCCGAGATCTGTTCGCGCGATTCATGCGCGACATGCCCGAACGGAATGTCGTGCAGGCCATGTTTCCAGCGGGCACCCGCCCGATTTTCAATCCGGCGGGCACCGCGCCGGGCATCGACGTGGAAATCCCCCGTCCGGGGCGCACGCCGTGCCGCATTTTTGCCCTGCCGGGCGTGCCGGCGGAAATGCGCGAAATCTGGCAGGCGTATGTCGCGCCGGCCATCGCGGCCACGAGCGGTGGTCGGGTCATCCGGCATCGCCGGATCAAGTGCTTCGGGCTGGGCGAAAGCCACGTCGAGGCCAAGCTGCCCGACTTGATCCGCCGCGGCCGGGAACCGAGCGTCGGCATCACCGTGAGTGGCGCCACGATCACCTTGCGCATCACCGCCGCGGGATCTTCGTCCGAGGCGTGCCTCGCGTCGATGGAGGATACCGTGCGGACGATCTACGACTGCCTGGGCGAGGTGGTATTTGGCGAGGAAGACGACGAACTCGAACATGCCGTGGCGCGCTTGCTGGCCGACGAGGGGAAGACGCTCGCCGTCGCCGAGTGGGGCACCGGCGGACTGGTCGCCCACTGGTTGAGCGACTTGCCCGAGGCGACCCCGTTATTCGTTGGGGGCAGCGTCATCCGCAATGCGGCGGCCCTGCGCGGGCTGATGGCCAATGCCGATCTTCTGCTCGCGCAACATGGACCGGCCAGCGGCCCCGTGGCCGAGGCGATGGCCGCCGCGTGCCGCGCGAATTTCCACGCCGACTACGCGCTGGCGATCAGCGACTTTCCCGAGTTCGATCCGAAAGCTGCCGAGCCGAAACGCGTATATTACGCCCTCAGCTCGCCCGTCGCGACCCTGGTGCGCAGCGTGCCTTTTGCCGGACACCCGTCGATCCTGAAAGTCCGCAGCGCCAAGCAGGCGCTCAACCTGGTGCGGCTCGCGCTGCTGCGTCAGGACCAGGCCGGTACGTAG
- a CDS encoding DUF1501 domain-containing protein, which yields MLELTGQRFRCCDAIPRRSVLRAGFLGLGALSLPDLLRARAQAARNEATAPRGTSVIFLELAGGPSHFETYDPKPDAPREYRGPLGVVPTVLAGEYFSEMFAAQAKIASRLAVVRSITHDSSSHETSAHLTQTGYYLRDRQAKENEMPSAGSIAAWSRQDADCGLPQYVALPRMMRSGEAAFLGKGFNPFETVLDANHPKFKVNNLTLAKGVDASRLADRRALLAAFDEGRRVVDRRGVGDSLDQFTAEAFEMVTGPAARRAFDLAKESPEKRESYGQTATGQNLLLARRLVEAGVAFVTVRIGGWDDHRDLAKRLRPRAAEYDRAVAALVDDLYERSLDRDVLVVAMGEFGRTPRFNKTAGRDHWGAVMSVLLAGGGLKVGQIVGSSNRKGEMPASAPYRPEHVLATVYRHLGIDTHQTFTDHQGRPRYVLERHEVIAELV from the coding sequence ATGCTGGAGTTGACGGGTCAGCGGTTCCGTTGCTGCGACGCCATCCCGCGGCGCAGCGTACTGCGCGCCGGATTTCTCGGCCTGGGGGCGTTGAGTCTGCCCGATTTGCTGCGGGCACGCGCACAGGCGGCGCGTAACGAAGCGACGGCGCCCCGTGGCACTAGCGTGATCTTTCTCGAGCTTGCCGGCGGTCCCTCGCATTTCGAGACGTACGACCCGAAACCCGACGCGCCGCGCGAATATCGCGGGCCGCTCGGAGTCGTACCGACGGTGCTGGCCGGCGAGTATTTCAGCGAAATGTTCGCCGCGCAGGCCAAGATAGCCAGCCGCCTGGCGGTGGTCCGGTCGATCACCCACGATTCGTCGAGCCATGAAACCTCGGCGCATCTCACGCAGACCGGTTACTACCTGCGCGATCGCCAGGCCAAAGAAAACGAAATGCCCAGCGCCGGCTCGATCGCGGCGTGGTCTCGCCAGGACGCCGACTGCGGACTGCCGCAATATGTGGCCTTGCCGCGGATGATGCGCTCGGGCGAGGCGGCGTTTCTGGGCAAGGGGTTCAACCCCTTCGAGACGGTGCTCGACGCGAATCATCCCAAGTTCAAGGTCAACAATTTGACCCTGGCCAAGGGCGTAGACGCCAGCCGGCTCGCCGATCGGCGGGCACTGCTGGCCGCCTTCGACGAGGGCCGCCGCGTGGTCGATCGCCGCGGTGTCGGCGATTCGTTGGACCAGTTCACGGCCGAGGCCTTTGAGATGGTCACCGGTCCGGCCGCGCGGCGCGCATTCGATCTGGCCAAAGAGTCGCCCGAGAAGCGCGAAAGCTATGGTCAAACGGCAACCGGGCAGAACTTGTTGCTGGCCCGGCGGCTGGTCGAAGCGGGCGTGGCGTTTGTCACCGTGCGGATCGGCGGCTGGGACGATCACCGCGACCTGGCCAAGCGACTCCGGCCGCGCGCCGCCGAATACGACCGCGCGGTCGCCGCGCTCGTCGACGATCTCTACGAGCGCAGTCTCGATCGCGACGTGCTCGTCGTGGCGATGGGCGAGTTCGGGCGCACGCCGCGGTTCAACAAGACGGCCGGGCGCGATCACTGGGGCGCGGTGATGAGCGTGCTGCTGGCCGGCGGCGGCCTCAAAGTCGGGCAAATCGTCGGCAGCTCGAATCGCAAAGGCGAGATGCCCGCTTCGGCTCCGTATCGCCCCGAGCACGTGCTGGCGACGGTGTATCGCCATTTGGGCATCGACACGCATCAGACGTTCACCGATCACCAGGGGCGCCCGCGCTACGTGCTCGAACGGCACGAGGTTATCGCGGAGCTGGTCTGA
- a CDS encoding YunC family protein produces the protein MALLGKLTERTTVLETPHGTAMGTSYRWPTGQYCAIHTDRGFVGCGIYDVHTAGEFGIVVAIARGTPQKPLCEPEDLYEAKIVDVSEPARQLGIVPGMTGLEALGRLLQAST, from the coding sequence ATGGCACTGCTTGGCAAGCTGACCGAACGCACCACGGTCCTCGAAACGCCGCATGGCACCGCGATGGGCACCAGCTATCGCTGGCCGACGGGTCAATACTGCGCAATTCATACGGACCGCGGCTTCGTCGGTTGCGGCATCTACGACGTCCACACGGCCGGCGAGTTTGGCATCGTCGTCGCGATCGCCCGCGGCACGCCGCAAAAGCCGCTTTGCGAACCCGAAGACCTCTACGAAGCCAAGATCGTCGACGTCAGCGAGCCGGCGCGCCAACTCGGAATCGTGCCCGGCATGACGGGCCTCGAAGCGCTGGGCCGGCTCTTGCAGGCATCGACGTAA